The following proteins are encoded in a genomic region of Streptococcus cristatus AS 1.3089:
- a CDS encoding lysophospholipid acyltransferase family protein, giving the protein MFYTYLRGLVIFILWALNGNAHYHNKEKIPSQDENYILVAPHRTWWDPVYMAFATKPKQFIFMAKKQLFENRVFGWWIRMCGAFPIDRENPGPSAIKYPVNMLKKSNRSLIMFPSGSRHSTDVKGGVAVIAKMAKVRIMPVVYAGPMSLKGLAAGERVDMNFGNPIDISDIKKMNDEGVEEVARRIQAEFDRLDAEVAPYQTGKKPNIFWRILRALAFIPAALIGILTFIFSFLASFVWDPDKHRK; this is encoded by the coding sequence ATGTTTTATACCTATTTGCGAGGATTGGTAATTTTTATCCTCTGGGCTTTAAACGGCAATGCCCATTACCATAATAAAGAGAAGATTCCTTCACAAGATGAAAATTATATCTTGGTAGCTCCTCACCGGACATGGTGGGATCCGGTTTACATGGCTTTTGCGACCAAGCCCAAGCAGTTCATTTTCATGGCCAAGAAACAGCTCTTTGAAAATCGGGTGTTCGGCTGGTGGATTCGCATGTGTGGTGCCTTTCCTATTGACCGGGAAAATCCTGGTCCGTCAGCGATCAAGTACCCAGTCAATATGCTGAAAAAGAGCAATCGTTCCCTGATTATGTTCCCGAGCGGCAGCCGCCATTCTACAGATGTCAAGGGAGGAGTGGCAGTGATTGCCAAGATGGCTAAAGTCCGTATCATGCCAGTAGTCTATGCTGGTCCCATGAGCCTCAAGGGCTTGGCAGCTGGTGAGCGCGTGGATATGAACTTCGGCAATCCTATTGATATTTCTGACATCAAAAAGATGAACGATGAGGGAGTTGAGGAAGTGGCTCGTCGGATTCAGGCTGAGTTTGACCGTTTAGACGCAGAAGTGGCGCCTTATCAGACAGGTAAAAAACCAAATATCTTCTGGCGGATTTTACGAGCACTAGCCTTTATTCCAGCCGCTTTGATTGGTATTCTGACCTTCATTTTTAGTTTCCTCGCAAGCTTTGTCTGGGATCCAGATAAGCATAGAAAATAA
- a CDS encoding cation-translocating P-type ATPase, which produces MNKKELIGLNQTQVDEKISQGLTNDFTSDTSTSNWQIVKRNVFTLFNALNFVIAVALVSVQAWSNLVFFAVISFNAVTGIITELRAKHMIDKLNLVSRELVTVVRNGQEVKIQPEEIVLGDLIKLSAGEQIPSDARVVEGVAEANEAMLTGESDLVLKEEGAELLSGSFLASGQIYAEVHHVGADNYANKLMTEAKTLKPINSRILYNLAKISRFTGKIIIPFGLALFFEALMIKGLPVKNSVITSSTALLGMLPKGIALLTVTSLLTAVIKLGMRKVLVQEMYSVETLARVDTLCLDKTGTITQGKMTVEALHSLSDKFSDETVSQILAAYIQTSEDNNPTAQAIRKGYGHLKHTYTSDNVIPFSSDRKWGAMHLSSVGTIFLGAPEMLLNSNPAAVGEAQKRGSRVLVLAHSDQVLDKHSIQLPEDMTALAVLEITDPIREGAAETLDYLRSQDVDLKIISGDNPVTVSHIASQAGFANYASYIDCSKISDQELVEQAEATAIFGRVSPHQKKLLIQTLKAAGRTTAMTGDGVNDILALREADCSIVMAEGDPATRQIANLVLLNSDFNDVPEILFEGRRVVNNIGRIAPIFFIKTIYSFLLAIICIASVLLGKPEYLLIFPFIPIQITLIDQFVEGFPPFVLTFERNIKPVEKHFLKRSLQLALPSSLMIIFSVLFVRIWGSNHGWSDIEMSTLTYYLLGSISFLSVIRACLPLNLWRALLIIFSVAGFYLSAFVLQHLLEIATLTAATLPVYLILMVFFIGIFIACTIKQKYEFN; this is translated from the coding sequence ATGAATAAAAAAGAATTAATTGGTTTAAACCAAACACAAGTAGATGAAAAGATTTCGCAGGGCTTGACCAACGATTTTACAAGTGACACCAGTACTAGTAACTGGCAAATCGTTAAGCGGAATGTTTTCACCCTTTTTAATGCCCTTAACTTTGTTATTGCTGTAGCCTTGGTCTCTGTCCAAGCCTGGAGCAATCTGGTCTTCTTCGCCGTCATCAGCTTTAACGCCGTCACTGGTATTATCACGGAGCTGCGAGCCAAACACATGATTGACAAGCTCAATCTGGTCAGCCGAGAGCTGGTCACAGTTGTCCGCAACGGCCAGGAAGTTAAGATTCAGCCAGAAGAAATTGTGCTGGGCGACCTGATCAAGCTGTCAGCTGGCGAGCAGATTCCCAGTGATGCCCGTGTAGTAGAGGGTGTTGCCGAGGCCAATGAAGCCATGCTGACAGGGGAGAGTGACTTGGTTCTCAAGGAAGAAGGCGCTGAGCTGCTGTCTGGTAGCTTTCTGGCCAGTGGGCAGATTTATGCTGAGGTACACCATGTCGGTGCAGACAACTATGCTAACAAGCTCATGACTGAGGCTAAAACCCTCAAGCCTATCAACTCGCGGATTCTTTACAATCTTGCGAAAATTTCCCGCTTTACCGGAAAAATCATCATTCCTTTCGGATTGGCACTTTTCTTTGAAGCCCTGATGATAAAGGGACTGCCTGTCAAAAACTCTGTCATTACCAGCTCGACAGCTCTTTTGGGTATGCTGCCTAAGGGAATTGCCCTGCTGACAGTCACATCACTCCTGACAGCTGTCATCAAGCTAGGTATGCGTAAGGTTCTTGTCCAGGAAATGTATTCTGTTGAGACCTTGGCTCGAGTGGATACTCTCTGTCTGGACAAGACTGGGACAATTACCCAAGGTAAGATGACTGTTGAAGCCTTGCATAGTTTGTCAGATAAGTTTTCTGATGAGACCGTCAGCCAAATCTTAGCAGCTTATATCCAAACCAGCGAGGATAATAACCCAACTGCCCAGGCTATCCGCAAGGGATACGGCCACCTGAAGCACACCTATACCAGCGACAATGTTATCCCATTTTCTAGTGACCGAAAATGGGGCGCTATGCATTTATCAAGTGTTGGAACCATCTTTCTGGGAGCGCCCGAAATGCTACTGAACAGCAATCCTGCAGCGGTTGGAGAGGCTCAAAAACGCGGATCGCGGGTTTTAGTGCTGGCTCACAGCGACCAAGTGCTAGATAAACACAGTATCCAACTGCCTGAAGATATGACCGCTTTAGCTGTTTTGGAAATCACTGATCCTATTCGTGAGGGAGCGGCCGAGACCTTGGATTATCTACGCTCTCAGGATGTTGATCTGAAAATCATCTCTGGTGACAATCCTGTGACCGTTTCCCATATTGCTAGCCAGGCTGGATTTGCCAACTACGCCAGCTACATCGACTGCTCTAAAATCAGCGATCAAGAACTGGTTGAGCAGGCAGAAGCAACAGCCATCTTCGGCCGAGTTTCTCCTCATCAGAAGAAGCTGCTGATCCAGACTCTCAAGGCTGCCGGTCGGACAACAGCTATGACTGGAGATGGTGTTAATGATATCTTGGCCTTGCGTGAAGCGGACTGCTCCATCGTCATGGCAGAAGGTGACCCAGCAACTCGGCAAATTGCCAACTTGGTTCTTCTTAACTCCGACTTTAACGATGTACCTGAGATTCTTTTTGAAGGCCGCCGGGTCGTTAACAACATCGGACGGATTGCTCCGATTTTCTTCATCAAGACCATTTATTCCTTCCTCCTAGCTATCATCTGTATCGCCAGTGTCCTGTTAGGCAAACCAGAATATCTCTTGATTTTCCCATTCATTCCGATTCAAATCACCCTGATTGACCAGTTTGTCGAAGGCTTCCCACCCTTTGTCCTCACCTTTGAGCGCAATATCAAGCCAGTTGAAAAGCACTTCCTCAAACGCTCCCTGCAGCTAGCTCTGCCAAGTTCCCTCATGATTATCTTCAGTGTGCTATTTGTCCGTATCTGGGGCAGCAACCATGGCTGGAGCGACATAGAAATGTCCACCCTGACCTACTACTTGCTAGGCAGCATCAGCTTCCTGTCAGTTATCCGGGCCTGTCTGCCACTCAACCTCTGGCGCGCTCTTCTGATCATTTTTTCAGTCGCAGGCTTCTATCTATCAGCCTTTGTCCTGCAGCACCTATTGGAAATTGCAACGCTGACAGCCGCAACCTTGCCAGTCTATCTGATTCTCATGGTTTTCTTTATCGGAATTTTCATCGCTTGTACCATCAAGCAAAAATATGAATTCAACTAA
- a CDS encoding DUF805 domain-containing protein, producing MFSAYKKFWTRYADFSGRSSRSDFWWVFLCHFLLTLPFSLIALFGFLIPLFSEVYYAGLYDYEPDFSGAMAGAGFAAFIMFLLAIYGFATIVPNLAITVRRLRDAGFHWAFIFLTVGPSIASFIPVLNILAALVSLPCGIAMIVLLCQASKPAQPVNGAPYGQQGFQGQQFGQAQQPVQNQSFAQPVNQGQPFGQAQQPVQNQPFGQPASQSQPFAQQQAPVQNPEFGQPQQPFGQNQVNQPSQPFAASQAQSQEPTQSAFSASVSEPAESVHSVEAHQSQAETAEQALGTASEQINNSESISQ from the coding sequence ATGTTTTCTGCTTATAAAAAATTTTGGACTCGTTATGCAGACTTTAGTGGTCGTTCCAGTCGTTCGGATTTCTGGTGGGTTTTCCTATGTCATTTTTTGCTTACCCTACCATTTTCGTTGATTGCCCTTTTTGGTTTTCTCATTCCGCTTTTTAGTGAAGTTTATTATGCAGGGCTATACGATTATGAACCAGATTTTTCTGGAGCTATGGCTGGCGCTGGTTTTGCTGCGTTCATAATGTTCTTGCTTGCTATCTATGGATTTGCAACTATCGTTCCTAATCTTGCTATCACTGTTCGTCGTCTTCGTGATGCTGGTTTCCATTGGGCATTTATTTTTCTCACTGTAGGACCATCAATAGCTTCCTTCATTCCAGTGTTGAATATCCTAGCTGCTTTAGTCAGCTTACCATGTGGTATTGCCATGATCGTTCTCCTTTGCCAAGCTAGCAAACCAGCTCAGCCAGTTAATGGGGCTCCATATGGTCAACAAGGATTCCAAGGTCAGCAATTTGGCCAAGCACAACAACCAGTTCAAAACCAATCATTTGCTCAGCCTGTTAACCAAGGACAACCATTTGGCCAAGCACAACAACCGGTTCAAAACCAACCATTCGGTCAGCCTGCTAGCCAAAGTCAACCATTTGCTCAGCAACAAGCACCCGTTCAGAATCCAGAATTTGGTCAGCCTCAGCAACCTTTTGGTCAGAATCAAGTGAACCAGCCAAGTCAACCGTTTGCTGCTAGCCAAGCCCAAAGCCAAGAGCCAACTCAATCAGCATTCTCAGCATCAGTTTCAGAACCAGCTGAATCAGTTCATTCAGTAGAAGCTCATCAGTCTCAAGCTGAAACTGCAGAACAGGCTCTGGGAACTGCTTCTGAACAAATCAATAACTCAGAGTCAATCTCTCAGTAA
- a CDS encoding helix-hairpin-helix domain-containing protein — protein sequence MFEEILEKLKEYKIFVGLSLIGVVLAGLFLLKGNAQPQNQVSALAQEVVTSASSETNAEKRSANQEKISEKNIDSEESEKEVTVDVKGAVKNPGVYQLRAGARVHDALQKAGGLLPDAESKSINQAQKLTDEAVVYVARVGEEGADVTQDSQTPAGNGETAKGKSGLVNLNTATEAELQTVSGIGQKKAQDIIAYREANGKFKSVDELKNVSGIGAKTLEKLKDYVTVDK from the coding sequence ATGTTTGAAGAAATACTTGAAAAATTAAAGGAATACAAGATTTTTGTTGGGCTTTCTTTGATAGGAGTCGTCTTGGCTGGGCTTTTCTTGCTGAAGGGCAACGCTCAGCCACAGAATCAAGTCAGTGCACTGGCTCAGGAAGTGGTTACATCAGCTTCATCTGAAACCAATGCAGAAAAAAGAAGTGCGAATCAAGAAAAAATCTCAGAAAAAAATATAGATTCGGAGGAATCTGAGAAAGAAGTCACCGTTGATGTCAAAGGAGCTGTCAAAAATCCAGGAGTTTATCAGTTGCGGGCAGGAGCGCGTGTACACGATGCCTTACAAAAAGCAGGTGGTCTACTGCCAGATGCCGAGTCAAAATCCATCAACCAAGCTCAAAAATTAACAGATGAGGCGGTTGTTTATGTAGCTAGAGTCGGTGAGGAAGGGGCAGATGTGACACAAGATAGTCAGACGCCCGCTGGAAATGGAGAAACGGCAAAAGGGAAGTCTGGCTTGGTCAATCTCAATACGGCGACCGAAGCTGAACTTCAGACCGTTTCAGGCATCGGTCAAAAGAAAGCGCAAGACATCATCGCTTATCGGGAAGCCAATGGCAAGTTTAAGTCAGTAGATGAGCTGAAAAATGTTTCAGGAATTGGTGCAAAAACTTTAGAAAAGTTAAAAGACTATGTCACAGTGGATAAATAA
- a CDS encoding tRNA1(Val) (adenine(37)-N6)-methyltransferase, protein MTEAKLKDGERVNQLFSTDIKIIQNSEVFSYSVDSVLLSRFPKLPKRGLIVDLCAGNGAVGLFASTRTQAQILAVEIQERLADMAQRSIELNDLAQQMQVIHDDLKNLGNHISGSKVDIILCNPPYFKVDEHSNLNGSEHYLLARHEVATNLEEICTIAQRVLKSNGRLAMVHRPDRFLDILETMKGHNLAPKRIQFVYPKQGREANMLLIEAIKDGSPDGLKILPPLFIHEQDGSYTPEIQEIYYGK, encoded by the coding sequence ATGACAGAAGCAAAATTAAAAGACGGAGAAAGAGTTAATCAGCTCTTTTCCACTGATATTAAAATCATTCAAAATAGCGAGGTCTTTAGCTATTCAGTCGATAGTGTCCTGCTTTCCCGCTTTCCAAAGTTACCCAAGCGAGGGCTAATCGTCGATCTCTGCGCTGGAAATGGTGCTGTTGGTCTCTTTGCTAGCACACGGACTCAGGCCCAGATTCTAGCAGTGGAAATTCAGGAGCGTCTGGCCGATATGGCCCAGCGCTCCATTGAACTAAATGACCTTGCTCAACAGATGCAGGTTATCCATGACGACTTGAAAAATCTAGGCAACCACATCTCTGGCAGCAAGGTTGATATCATTCTCTGCAATCCTCCCTATTTCAAGGTCGATGAACATTCCAATCTCAACGGTAGTGAGCATTATCTTCTAGCTCGTCACGAAGTCGCTACCAACTTAGAAGAAATTTGCACGATTGCCCAGCGAGTCCTCAAGTCCAATGGTCGCTTAGCCATGGTCCATCGTCCTGACCGATTTTTGGATATTTTAGAGACCATGAAAGGCCATAATCTAGCGCCCAAGCGCATCCAGTTTGTCTATCCCAAGCAGGGTAGGGAAGCCAACATGCTCTTAATTGAGGCTATTAAAGATGGTTCACCGGACGGTCTGAAAATCCTCCCACCTCTCTTTATCCAC
- a CDS encoding DNA internalization-related competence protein ComEC/Rec2: MSQWINKFPIKPIYFCLLLVLTYFAVYTGSLPVYLGLAALLVRLFWLYSTKNSLLVLMLLSLFAGFFLFRREMANQAFQDEPKTISAIVMKPDTIKVNGDSLSFRGHSNGRTYQAFYKIQSEQEKQAFQKLSDQLLLEIDGELSLAEDQRNFSGFDYRAYLKTQGIYRILKINQIKSSQHFSSLNTWDWLSVWRRKALVYIKENFPSPMSHYMTGLLFGDLDTDFAEMNELYSSLGIIHLFALSGMQVGYFMDGFRRILLKSGLKRETVDWLQSPFSFIYAGLTGFSVSVVRSLVQKLLSQFGVTKLDNFALTIVLLVIFMPNFLLTTGGVLSCAYAFVISVMDFEQLPPVRKVLAESLTISLGILPILIFYFSEFQPWSILLTFLFSVVFDLFMLPALTFIFALSPLLKITQVNALFELLEGLIRWTAAISSRPVVFGQPSIWMMLGLLIILSLLYDFRRQKKALILLSLALALLFFLTKHPLQNEITVIDIGQGDSIFLRDWRGKSVLIDVGGRVEIGKKEAWQKRVSSTNAEKTLIPYLKSRGLSHLDVLVLTHTDTDHMGDMLEVAKHFSIKEIYVSKGSLTQSDFVEKLERMQTRVHAVEVGDSLPIFDGSLQVLYPEDTGDGSNDDSVVLYGKFFGTSFLFTGDLEENGEATLMRRFPQLKVDVLKAGHHGSKGSSSPEFLHQLQPQIALISAGKNNRYKHPHQETLDRFENIQTQIFRTDEQGAIRFSGWDSWQIETVK, encoded by the coding sequence ATGTCACAGTGGATAAATAAATTTCCCATTAAACCAATCTATTTTTGTCTGTTGCTAGTGTTGACCTACTTTGCTGTTTACACAGGCAGTCTGCCAGTTTATCTGGGTTTGGCAGCTCTCCTTGTTCGGCTCTTTTGGCTTTATTCGACGAAGAATAGTCTGCTTGTTTTGATGCTTTTGAGTCTTTTTGCTGGATTTTTCCTATTTCGGAGAGAAATGGCTAATCAAGCCTTTCAAGATGAACCGAAAACTATCTCTGCCATTGTGATGAAGCCAGATACAATCAAAGTCAATGGCGACTCGCTTTCTTTTCGCGGTCATTCCAATGGTCGAACCTATCAGGCTTTTTATAAAATCCAGTCAGAACAGGAAAAACAAGCTTTTCAAAAGTTGAGTGATCAACTGCTTTTGGAGATTGATGGAGAGCTTAGTTTAGCAGAAGACCAGCGTAATTTTTCAGGCTTTGACTATCGGGCTTATCTGAAAACGCAGGGGATTTACAGGATTTTGAAGATCAATCAAATCAAGTCCAGTCAGCATTTTAGCAGTCTTAATACTTGGGATTGGTTATCGGTCTGGCGCAGAAAAGCCTTGGTTTATATCAAAGAAAACTTTCCTAGTCCCATGAGCCACTATATGACTGGACTCTTGTTTGGTGACTTGGATACAGATTTTGCTGAGATGAATGAACTTTATTCCAGTCTGGGGATTATCCATCTCTTTGCCCTATCTGGAATGCAGGTCGGCTATTTCATGGATGGTTTTCGCCGGATTCTCCTGAAATCTGGTTTAAAAAGGGAAACCGTTGATTGGCTTCAGTCGCCCTTTTCCTTCATCTATGCGGGTTTGACGGGCTTTTCAGTATCGGTTGTGAGGAGCTTAGTGCAAAAGTTGCTCTCGCAGTTCGGTGTGACCAAGCTGGACAACTTTGCTTTAACGATCGTGCTCCTAGTCATTTTCATGCCCAATTTTCTCTTGACGACGGGTGGAGTTCTTTCCTGTGCCTATGCTTTTGTCATTTCGGTCATGGATTTTGAGCAGTTACCTCCCGTACGAAAGGTGCTGGCAGAAAGTCTGACCATTTCACTGGGGATTTTGCCGATTCTGATTTTCTATTTTTCTGAATTTCAGCCTTGGTCTATTCTGCTGACTTTTCTATTTTCAGTTGTTTTTGATCTTTTTATGCTTCCAGCCCTGACCTTTATTTTTGCCCTATCGCCTCTTTTGAAAATTACCCAGGTCAATGCCTTGTTTGAACTGCTGGAAGGGCTGATTCGTTGGACGGCGGCTATTTCCTCACGGCCAGTGGTTTTTGGTCAGCCATCCATCTGGATGATGCTAGGTCTGCTGATCATTCTTAGCTTGCTTTATGATTTTCGTAGACAGAAGAAAGCCTTAATCTTACTCAGCTTGGCTCTAGCTCTGCTCTTTTTCCTCACAAAGCATCCCTTGCAAAATGAAATTACCGTCATTGATATTGGGCAGGGAGATAGCATTTTCTTGCGCGATTGGCGGGGGAAATCTGTTCTGATTGATGTAGGTGGTCGAGTGGAGATTGGCAAGAAAGAAGCCTGGCAGAAGAGGGTTTCTTCGACAAATGCAGAAAAGACCTTGATTCCCTATCTGAAAAGTCGGGGACTGAGTCACTTGGATGTGCTGGTTTTGACCCACACGGATACGGACCATATGGGCGATATGCTGGAAGTAGCCAAGCATTTTTCTATAAAGGAAATTTATGTATCTAAGGGAAGTTTGACTCAGTCGGATTTTGTGGAGAAACTGGAGCGGATGCAGACGAGAGTCCATGCGGTAGAAGTGGGAGATAGCCTTCCAATTTTTGATGGATCTTTGCAGGTTCTCTATCCTGAGGATACAGGCGACGGTAGCAATGATGACTCTGTCGTTTTGTACGGGAAGTTTTTTGGAACTAGCTTTTTGTTTACGGGAGACTTAGAGGAGAATGGCGAAGCTACCTTGATGCGGCGTTTTCCGCAACTCAAGGTGGATGTTTTAAAAGCAGGCCACCACGGTTCTAAGGGCTCCTCTAGCCCAGAATTTTTACATCAGCTTCAGCCCCAAATTGCCCTCATTTCTGCGGGTAAGAATAACCGTTACAAGCATCCTCATCAGGAAACTTTAGACAGATTTGAGAACATTCAGACACAGATTTTTCGTACAGATGAGCAGGGAGCCATTCGCTTTAGTGGCTGGGATTCTTGGCAGATTGAGACTGTAAAGTAA